One Candidatus Zixiibacteriota bacterium genomic window carries:
- the lgt gene encoding prolipoprotein diacylglyceryl transferase gives MHPELFRIGPVPIKSYGLMLAISFLLGIWYVYRVTKRDGKPFDPYLTIASLMIFSGVVGARLFYVVFHLEEFKDNWLALFGSFDSHEFGIAGLNLYGGVLTAIVAVFWFTRRYRMNLLEVFDYFSPTLGLGLGITRIGCFLNGCCFGTPTELPWGISFPPGSIPYSVFQSLPLHPSQLYSSLYGLLLFLLLHFMMKRKKFIGQLVAVLFMVEALFRFTIESVRYYEDEMVIKLGGTVITYNQIIAVGLFVAGIAIYLIQRKRGALPPRTAAI, from the coding sequence ATGCATCCTGAGCTTTTCCGTATTGGACCAGTCCCGATCAAGAGCTACGGCCTCATGCTGGCGATCTCGTTTCTCTTGGGTATCTGGTATGTGTACAGGGTGACCAAACGGGACGGCAAGCCGTTCGATCCGTATCTGACTATCGCGTCGTTGATGATATTCTCAGGCGTGGTCGGGGCGCGCCTGTTCTACGTGGTGTTCCATCTGGAGGAGTTCAAGGACAACTGGCTGGCTCTGTTCGGGTCGTTCGATTCCCACGAGTTCGGGATCGCCGGGTTGAATCTTTACGGGGGGGTATTGACGGCGATCGTGGCGGTGTTCTGGTTCACCCGTCGCTACAGGATGAACCTCCTGGAAGTGTTCGACTATTTCTCCCCCACGCTCGGGCTTGGTCTGGGGATCACGCGCATTGGCTGTTTCTTAAATGGCTGCTGTTTTGGCACGCCGACCGAGCTGCCCTGGGGAATCAGCTTCCCGCCCGGTTCGATACCATATTCAGTATTTCAAAGTCTGCCGCTGCATCCCTCGCAACTGTACAGTTCGCTGTACGGACTCCTGTTGTTTCTGCTCTTGCACTTCATGATGAAACGAAAGAAGTTTATTGGCCAGCTTGTGGCTGTCCTGTTCATGGTGGAGGCTCTGTTCCGTTTCACGATCGAGAGTGTACGATATTACGAAGACGAAATGGTGATTAAACTGGGTGGGACTGTGATCACCTACAACCAGATCATTGCCGTGGGACTGTTCGTGGCAGGAATAGCAATATACCTGATACAGCGCAAGCGTGGCGCACTGCCGCCGCGGACAGCTGCCATCTGA
- a CDS encoding SDR family oxidoreductase: MELKGKIAFVSGGTRGIGLAVATKLAQKGADIVVSYFRSRQGANEAVEKIKALGVDCYAHRANMGNHDQLPAIFEGIKERFGKLDIMVSNAALGLYTSMLDIDDKAWDLSMHTNARAFLHCVQLGSPIMPDHSRIVALSSLGSIRYIPGYAAIGVSKAAIENMVKYMAIEMAPRHITVNCVSGGFIDTSALKVFPNYEDMKREVSARTPFKRIGTPDEVADVVVFLSTPKASWVTGQTVIVDGGYSLM; this comes from the coding sequence ATGGAACTCAAAGGGAAGATTGCATTTGTTTCAGGAGGGACCCGGGGGATCGGGCTTGCCGTGGCCACGAAGCTCGCTCAAAAAGGGGCCGATATCGTGGTCAGCTATTTCCGGAGCCGACAGGGGGCCAACGAAGCGGTTGAAAAGATCAAGGCGCTCGGCGTCGACTGCTACGCCCATCGCGCCAACATGGGGAATCACGATCAATTGCCAGCGATCTTTGAGGGGATCAAAGAACGGTTCGGCAAGCTCGATATCATGGTCTCCAATGCCGCGCTCGGGCTGTACACATCGATGCTCGATATCGACGACAAGGCTTGGGACCTCTCCATGCACACCAACGCCCGGGCATTCCTGCATTGCGTCCAGCTCGGCTCACCCATTATGCCGGACCACAGCCGGATCGTCGCCCTCTCATCGCTCGGCTCGATTCGCTATATCCCCGGCTATGCGGCAATCGGTGTCTCCAAGGCAGCCATTGAAAATATGGTGAAATACATGGCCATCGAGATGGCCCCCCGCCATATCACCGTCAATTGCGTCTCGGGCGGTTTCATCGATACCAGCGCCCTGAAGGTGTTTCCCAATTATGAGGATATGAAGCGCGAGGTGTCCGCACGAACCCCGTTCAAGCGGATTGGTACCCCCGATGAAGTTGCCGACGTGGTCGTGTTTCTCTCCACGCCCAAAGCAAGCTGGGTCACCGGTCAGACGGTGATCGTCGATGGCGGCTATTCGCTTATGTAA
- the lipB gene encoding lipoyl(octanoyl) transferase LipB: MAAVASEKLLGWSLELGQISYERVLGWQHGLVKMREHGLARDTILTVEHHPVVTVGKDGHRENFDGLDEEPYFVERGGDVTYHGPGQLVAYFIFNLTRRGRDIHLFMDGIQDGIIKALKEIGITATRGDEHTGVWVKDKKIASIGVAVKRWITFHGAAINLNTKLSDFKKINPCGLDAAVMTSAQKILGKKVNLKTFSHVLIEKYAQVFDTDFTPVSLEALAETLESQAGGYEI; this comes from the coding sequence ATGGCGGCGGTGGCATCAGAGAAGCTCCTGGGCTGGTCGCTCGAATTGGGGCAGATCAGCTACGAGCGGGTGCTCGGCTGGCAGCACGGACTGGTGAAAATGCGCGAGCATGGGCTTGCGCGCGACACGATCCTCACGGTGGAGCATCACCCGGTGGTGACTGTCGGCAAAGACGGTCACCGTGAGAATTTCGACGGTCTCGACGAGGAACCGTATTTCGTCGAGCGCGGCGGGGATGTCACCTATCACGGGCCGGGTCAATTGGTCGCTTATTTCATTTTCAATCTGACACGCCGTGGCAGAGATATTCATCTGTTCATGGACGGTATTCAGGACGGAATCATCAAGGCGCTGAAGGAAATCGGTATTACCGCGACCAGAGGGGACGAACACACTGGCGTCTGGGTGAAAGACAAGAAGATCGCGTCGATCGGAGTGGCGGTGAAACGATGGATCACATTTCACGGCGCCGCCATCAATCTCAATACCAAACTCTCGGACTTCAAGAAGATCAATCCATGCGGCCTGGATGCGGCGGTGATGACCTCCGCGCAAAAGATACTTGGCAAGAAAGTGAATCTGAAGACATTCAGCCACGTGCTGATCGAAAAATACGCGCAGGTTTTTGACACGGATTTCACACCGGTCAGTCTTGAAGCGCTGGCCGAGACTCTTGAGAGCCAGGCCGGCGGCTACGAGATCTGA
- a CDS encoding dihydrolipoamide acetyltransferase family protein produces MAVDVLVPQMGESVLEGTILEWKVKVGDRVEINQPLVELMTDKVNVEIPAESAGVLTAQLAKVGDVVPVGTRIALIEDGKGTSAGIAAAPAAAAVQKAAPPAAAPVPAPMPQVKGTAEIGRGLMSPKVKMMVREYGVDPSTIIPTGKEGRVTVEDVMRTVEARSVGAGFAAGPVPAPAFAAQPGAAPAVSVAAPAPKQPRVSVSIPVFAPLPESQRVTRMPLVGARKAISEHMRKSLDTSAHVTTFEDIDMTELVSFRNEIKKSFVEAYGVNLTFMPFIVKAACVALREYPTVNASMTDKEILLKNYYNIGVAVARDEGLIVPVIKDADKKTIVELAVEIASLGEKARTNRLKPDDVADGTFTLTNAGMFGATSSTPVISQPQVAILGIHQIVKRPWVVADQIVIRHISSFGLSFDHRLIDGHTAVKFLHRIHEFLAKPTSLLLNLR; encoded by the coding sequence ATGGCAGTTGATGTGCTGGTCCCGCAAATGGGAGAGTCGGTGCTGGAGGGAACCATCCTGGAATGGAAGGTCAAAGTTGGCGATAGAGTTGAGATCAATCAGCCGTTGGTTGAGCTGATGACCGACAAGGTAAATGTCGAAATTCCCGCCGAGTCGGCCGGCGTCCTTACGGCGCAGTTGGCCAAGGTGGGCGATGTTGTCCCGGTGGGGACCAGAATCGCGCTCATCGAGGACGGCAAGGGCACTAGTGCCGGTATTGCGGCGGCTCCAGCGGCCGCAGCCGTTCAGAAAGCGGCCCCTCCAGCTGCAGCACCAGTACCTGCACCGATGCCTCAGGTAAAAGGGACCGCCGAGATCGGCCGCGGCCTGATGTCCCCCAAAGTCAAGATGATGGTCCGCGAGTACGGCGTTGACCCCTCCACGATCATCCCGACTGGCAAAGAAGGGCGAGTAACGGTCGAAGATGTCATGCGTACGGTCGAGGCTCGGTCGGTCGGCGCCGGTTTCGCCGCTGGTCCGGTTCCCGCCCCTGCCTTCGCTGCTCAGCCCGGTGCCGCTCCTGCTGTTAGTGTCGCCGCACCGGCTCCCAAGCAACCCAGGGTCAGTGTCTCGATACCTGTCTTTGCGCCCCTGCCAGAGTCGCAGCGAGTCACCCGGATGCCCTTGGTGGGCGCCCGCAAGGCGATTTCGGAGCACATGCGAAAATCGCTCGATACCTCGGCCCACGTCACCACTTTCGAAGACATCGACATGACCGAACTGGTCAGCTTCCGCAACGAGATCAAGAAGTCGTTTGTGGAGGCATATGGCGTCAACCTGACCTTCATGCCGTTTATCGTCAAGGCGGCCTGCGTGGCGCTCAGAGAATACCCGACTGTCAATGCCTCTATGACCGACAAAGAGATACTGCTCAAGAATTATTACAATATCGGTGTGGCGGTGGCGCGTGACGAGGGGCTGATCGTGCCGGTCATCAAGGACGCCGACAAAAAGACGATTGTCGAACTGGCGGTCGAGATAGCGTCACTCGGCGAAAAAGCTCGCACCAACAGGCTGAAACCCGATGACGTTGCCGACGGTACGTTCACCCTGACCAACGCCGGCATGTTCGGCGCCACTTCATCCACCCCCGTCATAAGCCAGCCGCAAGTGGCGATCCTCGGTATCCATCAGATTGTCAAGCGGCCGTGGGTGGTGGCTGACCAGATCGTTATCCGACATATCTCGTCGTTCGGCCTGTCGTTCGATCACCGGCTTATCGACGGTCACACGGCGGTGAAATTCCTGCACCGCATACATGAGTTTCTGGCCAAACCGACCAGTCTGCTGTTGAATCTGCGTTGA
- the nadA gene encoding quinolinate synthase NadA — translation MSTKGRVGVYFSLPKEYRESTVDELRDRIRAVRNKLGSKLCILVHHYQRLEVVEFADHLGDSYGLSKIAASRKEAEVIAFCGVHFMAESADILTADHQHVYLPNPLAGCPMADMAEMADVMEAWEYLKPFGGAEKIMPISYMNTAAGLKAFTGKNGGLICTSSNARAALDYALSRREKAFFFPDEHLGYNTGIAYGLTPEQMVKWDFSCEGGGLTAQQIERAKIILWKGHCHVHTNFTADQVRNVRQKYPGVKVVVHPECPHEVVELADANGSTSFIVKYCQEAPPGSIIAIGTEINLINRMAHQHRDKTILELSGNTCPVCANMYRTTLNDLAFCLEHYPDIKPIRVPEPTRTEALRALEKMLEIA, via the coding sequence TTGAGCACGAAAGGAAGAGTAGGCGTGTACTTCTCGCTGCCGAAAGAGTACCGGGAGTCCACGGTCGACGAACTACGTGACCGCATCCGCGCGGTGCGCAACAAACTCGGCTCCAAGCTCTGTATCCTGGTGCACCATTATCAGCGGCTCGAAGTGGTCGAATTCGCCGACCACCTTGGTGACAGCTACGGCCTCTCCAAGATCGCGGCCTCCAGGAAAGAGGCGGAGGTCATCGCCTTCTGCGGGGTGCATTTCATGGCGGAGTCGGCGGATATCCTGACAGCTGACCATCAACACGTCTATTTACCCAACCCGCTTGCCGGCTGCCCCATGGCCGATATGGCTGAGATGGCGGACGTGATGGAAGCGTGGGAGTATCTGAAACCGTTCGGTGGCGCCGAAAAAATCATGCCGATCTCCTATATGAACACTGCTGCCGGACTGAAGGCGTTTACTGGCAAAAACGGCGGCTTGATCTGCACGTCGTCGAACGCGCGCGCCGCGCTCGATTATGCCCTTAGCCGACGCGAGAAAGCCTTCTTCTTTCCGGACGAGCACCTTGGATATAATACCGGAATAGCGTATGGTCTGACGCCGGAACAGATGGTCAAATGGGACTTCTCCTGCGAAGGCGGCGGCCTGACCGCACAACAGATAGAGCGTGCGAAGATCATCCTCTGGAAAGGGCATTGCCACGTTCATACCAACTTCACTGCCGATCAGGTGCGCAACGTGAGACAGAAATATCCGGGCGTCAAGGTAGTGGTCCATCCGGAATGCCCGCACGAGGTGGTCGAGCTGGCCGACGCCAACGGCTCCACCAGCTTCATCGTGAAGTACTGTCAGGAGGCGCCCCCCGGCTCGATTATCGCCATAGGAACTGAGATCAATCTGATCAACCGGATGGCGCACCAGCATCGGGACAAGACCATTCTCGAACTCTCCGGCAATACCTGCCCGGTCTGCGCCAATATGTATCGAACGACATTGAATGATCTGGCGTTCTGTCTGGAGCATTACCCGGATATCAAACCGATACGAGTACCGGAGCCGACCCGGACCGAAGCGCTCCGTGCGCTTGAAAAAATGCTTGAAATTGCCTGA
- a CDS encoding NAD(P)/FAD-dependent oxidoreductase, protein MNTQASDRDDRAVYDITFIGAGPVAMYGMYYAGLRMMRYKTIDMLGEVGGGLMALYPEKYIYDVAGFPKILAKDLVKLMREQATQYPHKLCLGEKVLNLDHGGNGVITITTDLGVHSSKTVVICAGLGAYIPRRLDVPNVERLEGAGVHYFIRRVADFQDKNVLVVGGGDSAFDYCMMLEPVAKAVTHIHRNDFFSAHEDSIRKVKNSSVRMKYPFWEVKKIEGNEHVENVTIVQTQTGEEERMPVDAIICNIGFLTNLGPIESWGLEIEHNAIKVDRRMRTNIEGVYAAGDIVTYDGKLKLISTGCGEVAVAVNNAKNFIDPKAKVSPGHSTEKQELVLRKWARLEHERKSRRVLLAAERVPGVHGRRTT, encoded by the coding sequence ATGAATACGCAGGCAAGTGACCGCGATGATCGGGCGGTCTATGATATAACCTTCATCGGCGCCGGCCCGGTGGCCATGTACGGCATGTACTACGCCGGACTCCGCATGATGCGCTACAAGACCATCGACATGCTTGGCGAGGTCGGTGGCGGCCTCATGGCTCTCTATCCCGAGAAGTACATTTACGATGTCGCCGGATTTCCCAAAATTCTCGCCAAAGACCTGGTCAAGCTCATGCGCGAGCAGGCGACGCAGTATCCCCACAAGTTGTGTCTCGGCGAGAAGGTTCTCAATCTCGACCATGGTGGCAACGGCGTCATTACTATTACGACCGACCTCGGCGTTCATAGCTCCAAAACAGTGGTCATCTGCGCCGGCCTCGGTGCCTATATACCGCGCCGGCTTGATGTTCCCAATGTCGAACGCTTGGAAGGAGCCGGTGTGCACTACTTCATCCGTCGCGTTGCGGATTTCCAGGACAAGAACGTCCTCGTGGTCGGTGGCGGCGACTCTGCGTTCGACTACTGCATGATGTTGGAACCGGTCGCGAAAGCGGTGACACACATTCATCGCAACGACTTCTTCTCGGCTCACGAGGACTCCATTCGCAAAGTGAAGAATTCATCCGTACGCATGAAGTATCCCTTCTGGGAAGTCAAAAAGATCGAAGGGAATGAACATGTGGAAAACGTGACCATCGTTCAGACACAGACCGGTGAAGAAGAACGGATGCCGGTCGACGCCATCATCTGCAATATCGGCTTTCTGACCAATCTGGGACCAATCGAGAGTTGGGGATTGGAGATCGAACACAACGCCATCAAGGTGGATCGGCGCATGCGTACCAATATCGAGGGGGTATATGCGGCCGGTGATATTGTTACCTACGACGGCAAACTTAAGCTCATTTCGACCGGCTGCGGTGAAGTGGCGGTGGCGGTGAACAATGCCAAGAACTTCATCGACCCCAAAGCCAAGGTGAGCCCTGGGCATTCCACCGAAAAGCAGGAGTTGGTCCTCAGGAAATGGGCCCGGCTTGAGCACGAAAGGAAGAGTAGGCGTGTACTTCTCGCTGCCGAAAGAGTACCGGGAGTCCACGGTCGACGAACTACGTGA
- a CDS encoding peroxiredoxin yields MPRQEQAQPLSTKGPQVGDQAPDFTLPTHNEGELNLAWYRGRKNVVLAFYPGDWTPVCAAQIPGYQHVLDEFEKYNCQLLAISVDSVPSHVAWAKSLGGLSFPLMSDYHPHGRVARLYGVLSERGYAERAVFLVDKSGVVRYAEKVPPTELPDNTELFRRLARLER; encoded by the coding sequence ATGCCACGACAGGAGCAGGCACAACCGTTGAGCACCAAGGGACCGCAGGTGGGCGACCAGGCGCCGGATTTCACGCTTCCCACCCATAATGAGGGAGAACTCAATCTCGCCTGGTATCGGGGACGTAAGAATGTCGTGCTCGCCTTCTATCCGGGCGATTGGACACCGGTCTGCGCGGCGCAGATACCCGGCTATCAGCACGTGCTTGACGAGTTCGAAAAGTACAATTGCCAGCTTCTGGCCATATCGGTCGATTCGGTCCCTTCGCACGTCGCTTGGGCGAAATCACTCGGCGGCCTCTCGTTCCCTCTCATGTCGGATTATCATCCGCACGGGCGTGTGGCCAGGTTGTATGGTGTGCTCAGCGAGCGCGGCTACGCCGAACGAGCCGTCTTTCTGGTAGACAAGTCCGGTGTGGTCCGGTACGCAGAGAAAGTCCCGCCCACAGAGCTGCCGGACAATACCGAGCTGTTTCGTCGCCTGGCCAGGCTGGAGCGCTGA
- a CDS encoding rubredoxin-like domain-containing protein, producing the protein MQWACDICGYVHDEEEPPETCPVCGAPRSKFSEWTEDEDNGLDDDVYDEDDLDEGYDDDQEKY; encoded by the coding sequence ATGCAGTGGGCATGCGATATTTGCGGCTACGTCCATGACGAAGAGGAACCGCCGGAGACTTGCCCGGTGTGCGGGGCTCCCCGCAGCAAATTTTCCGAATGGACGGAAGATGAAGACAATGGTCTCGACGACGATGTCTACGACGAGGATGATCTCGACGAAGGTTACGACGACGACCAGGAAAAGTACTGA
- a CDS encoding ferritin family protein: MAKTKQEIAAILKKAIKGEVDGYFFYDLLSQKATNEEARRKLQNLRDDENRHKETLYAIFDKHIGEPVGELPEKGINALADVFRKGHLSDLKSEMEFINLAIEAELAATKYYQQERGLVADPEFRAIFDNLAAEEHQHFELLQAEKEALGGNYSWFGYDDGAPLED; the protein is encoded by the coding sequence ATGGCGAAGACCAAACAGGAAATAGCGGCCATTCTGAAGAAGGCGATCAAAGGCGAAGTCGACGGTTACTTCTTCTATGATCTGCTGTCACAGAAGGCCACCAACGAGGAAGCACGGCGTAAGCTGCAGAATCTCCGCGACGATGAGAACCGTCACAAAGAGACACTGTACGCCATTTTCGACAAGCATATCGGTGAACCGGTCGGCGAACTCCCTGAGAAAGGGATCAACGCCCTAGCTGACGTCTTCCGCAAGGGACATCTGTCCGATCTGAAATCAGAGATGGAGTTCATCAATCTGGCGATCGAAGCGGAACTGGCTGCTACGAAATACTACCAGCAGGAGCGCGGTCTGGTTGCGGACCCGGAGTTCCGTGCCATCTTTGACAATCTTGCGGCCGAGGAACACCAGCATTTCGAGTTGCTTCAGGCCGAAAAAGAAGCACTGGGCGGGAACTACAGTTGGTTCGGGTACGACGATGGGGCGCCACTCGAGGATTGA
- the gltX gene encoding glutamate--tRNA ligase: protein MSDARANQMTPDQIRVRIAPSPTGYLHVGTARTAIFNFLFARHNGGRFLIRIEDTDVERSDASLIEPILSALKWLALDWDEEVVYQSTRMKLHREYVQKLLDSGHGYRCFCAPSELEAERARATAEKRAPKYSRKCLALTPAQIDVKLSAGESYAVRLRIPEGETSYDDIVSGKITRKNDDIEDFVAARSDGSPTYNFAVVIDDHDMRITHVIRGNDHISNTFKQIHLYRALGWEIPKFGHVPLILRPDKQKVSKRLGDKDVAAYQHEGILPEAMFNYLCLLGWNPKTDREIYTPTELIDIFQAEYLNASNAVFDEEKLVAFNKAHIALKSDHDLATMVAPLLVESGASTKYWLETRWDYLREVVRLLKDRVRRLSDFVSLGSYFFSFDYRYDSTAEQQNFTPEAADLLAALADRLASLMSFNHETVEAALTALAEEKGIKKAKIIHPTRLAVSGMSAGPGLYDLLVTLSQPIVIERLKKAVDYIRTKKQT, encoded by the coding sequence ATGAGTGACGCCAGAGCGAACCAGATGACACCAGACCAGATTCGCGTCCGCATAGCACCTTCTCCGACCGGTTATCTCCACGTCGGCACAGCCCGCACGGCCATTTTCAACTTTCTTTTCGCGCGGCACAATGGCGGCCGGTTTCTCATTCGCATCGAGGATACCGATGTCGAGCGGTCCGATGCGTCGCTCATCGAACCGATCCTCTCGGCTCTGAAATGGCTCGCGCTGGACTGGGATGAGGAGGTGGTGTACCAGTCAACGCGGATGAAGCTGCACCGTGAGTACGTGCAGAAGCTGCTTGACAGTGGGCATGGCTATCGATGCTTCTGTGCCCCGTCGGAACTCGAGGCCGAGCGGGCTCGGGCCACTGCCGAAAAGCGGGCGCCAAAATACAGCCGCAAATGCCTTGCGCTCACTCCAGCGCAGATCGATGTTAAGTTATCCGCGGGAGAATCCTATGCCGTGCGGCTACGCATACCCGAAGGTGAGACATCATACGACGATATAGTTTCAGGAAAAATAACGCGCAAGAATGACGATATCGAGGATTTTGTCGCGGCGCGGTCCGACGGCAGTCCAACCTACAATTTCGCTGTCGTGATCGACGACCATGACATGAGAATCACACATGTCATTCGCGGCAACGATCATATTTCGAATACCTTCAAGCAGATTCACTTGTATCGTGCGCTCGGGTGGGAAATACCCAAATTCGGACACGTACCGCTCATTTTGAGACCCGACAAACAAAAGGTCTCTAAGCGGCTGGGGGATAAGGACGTAGCCGCATACCAGCACGAGGGGATACTCCCAGAGGCTATGTTCAATTATCTTTGCCTCTTGGGCTGGAATCCCAAAACGGACCGTGAAATTTACACTCCGACCGAACTGATCGATATCTTTCAGGCCGAATACCTGAACGCCTCCAACGCCGTGTTCGATGAAGAGAAGCTGGTCGCGTTTAACAAGGCGCATATCGCTCTCAAATCGGACCATGATCTTGCCACCATGGTAGCGCCGCTTCTGGTTGAATCGGGCGCCAGCACCAAATACTGGCTGGAGACGCGCTGGGACTATCTGCGCGAGGTGGTCCGGCTTCTGAAAGACCGAGTTCGCCGGCTGTCCGATTTTGTCTCTCTTGGAAGCTACTTCTTTAGCTTCGACTATCGTTATGACTCGACCGCCGAACAGCAGAATTTCACGCCTGAAGCGGCAGATTTGCTGGCCGCTTTAGCCGACCGGCTCGCGTCCCTGATGTCATTTAACCACGAGACGGTCGAAGCTGCCCTGACGGCGCTGGCCGAGGAGAAGGGTATAAAAAAGGCGAAGATCATCCATCCGACCCGGTTGGCCGTTTCCGGGATGTCGGCCGGTCCGGGTCTGTATGACCTGCTGGTGACCCTGTCCCAGCCCATTGTGATAGAACGACTCAAAAAAGCTGTTGACTATATCCGCACGAAGAAACAAACTTGA
- a CDS encoding DUF3566 domain-containing protein yields the protein MRYELKTMAVWPFVKVSFFLNLIIGFIVGLLYAMFFGFIVSVMRQIPGVPGAEFDVAQLPIGILMIVLPIMFSLMGAFFNTVLGALVVLIYNAIARFAGGIEFELAEVKPEWTPHSTPPPPPGQCPPQPTSGPATAPPPPPPAVEPKQPPPGSKYE from the coding sequence ATGCGCTATGAATTGAAAACGATGGCCGTCTGGCCGTTCGTGAAAGTCTCGTTCTTTCTCAATCTGATTATCGGGTTTATCGTGGGGCTCTTGTACGCGATGTTCTTCGGCTTCATCGTGTCCGTCATGCGCCAGATACCCGGCGTTCCCGGGGCGGAGTTCGATGTCGCGCAGCTCCCGATCGGCATCCTCATGATCGTTCTTCCCATCATGTTCTCTCTCATGGGAGCGTTTTTCAACACGGTACTGGGCGCTCTTGTCGTGCTCATTTACAACGCCATCGCCCGCTTCGCCGGAGGTATCGAGTTTGAGTTGGCCGAAGTCAAACCCGAGTGGACCCCGCATTCGACGCCACCGCCTCCCCCGGGACAGTGCCCCCCGCAGCCGACCTCCGGTCCCGCGACCGCACCGCCCCCGCCTCCTCCGGCAGTAGAACCGAAGCAGCCGCCCCCCGGCTCAAAGTATGAGTGA